In Pedobacter africanus, a single window of DNA contains:
- a CDS encoding dihydrofolate reductase family protein — MGEHTYNYLQELSRSNFQIVNGEPDIIGWEVKNETGVYIGEVYELLFEPQTKAVRYLVVNLEDNGMNLGAKKVMIPLGIAHLHISDDEVVLPGLHIDQYNALPDYSKDEVGPEMEVRVRDIIGSPAALRMEDVISEFDQHTFYAHHYFDKEKFYQRGGALRRIIVCAFLTMDGVIQSPGGPDEDRSNNFKWGGWSFPHWDDIMNNYMAKITRSPYDLLLGRRTYEIFAAFWPHQENNPTTETFNRIEKFVVGGTGTDISWKNSSLISADVVQELKKLKGQAGPDLLVYGSGKLCQTLFQHQLVDVLHTLTFPVTLGSGERFFQEGTQPVQWKLSDSAVSGTGVFLASYLPDGEVKTGTM, encoded by the coding sequence ATGGGAGAACATACCTACAACTATCTGCAGGAATTGAGTCGCAGTAATTTTCAGATCGTTAACGGAGAACCCGACATTATTGGCTGGGAGGTCAAGAATGAAACAGGGGTATATATTGGTGAGGTGTATGAATTGCTTTTTGAGCCTCAGACCAAGGCAGTGAGGTACCTGGTTGTTAACCTGGAAGATAACGGGATGAACCTTGGAGCTAAAAAGGTGATGATCCCGCTGGGTATCGCCCATTTACACATCAGCGACGATGAGGTAGTGTTACCGGGATTACACATTGACCAGTACAATGCCTTACCCGATTACAGTAAGGATGAGGTAGGGCCAGAAATGGAGGTGCGTGTCCGGGATATCATAGGAAGCCCTGCTGCCTTAAGAATGGAGGATGTCATCAGTGAGTTTGATCAGCATACTTTTTATGCGCATCATTATTTCGATAAAGAAAAGTTTTATCAGCGCGGCGGTGCTTTGAGAAGAATTATTGTTTGCGCTTTTTTGACTATGGATGGCGTTATACAGTCGCCTGGCGGGCCGGATGAAGATCGTAGCAACAACTTTAAATGGGGAGGCTGGAGCTTTCCGCACTGGGATGATATCATGAACAATTATATGGCTAAGATCACCCGCTCACCGTACGATCTGTTGCTGGGAAGGCGTACCTACGAGATCTTTGCTGCTTTTTGGCCGCATCAGGAGAACAATCCAACCACAGAAACATTTAATCGTATTGAAAAATTTGTGGTAGGGGGAACCGGTACCGATATCTCCTGGAAAAATTCATCGCTTATTTCAGCTGATGTGGTACAGGAGCTGAAAAAGCTAAAGGGGCAGGCCGGACCAGACTTGCTGGTTTATGGAAGTGGTAAACTCTGCCAGACTTTGTTTCAGCACCAGTTGGTTGATGTGTTGCACACCTTAACATTCCCTGTTACCTTGGGCAGCGGCGAGCGGTTTTTCCAGGAAGGAACACAACCGGTGCAATGGAAGTTAAGTGATTCAGCCGTATCTGGCACGGGTGTGTTCCTGGCCAGTTATTTACCTGACGGGGAAGTGAAAACCGGAACAATGTAG
- a CDS encoding VOC family protein, giving the protein MTQSLTQLDIYINYPGHCEKAFRFYEQHLGGKIHMMLPHDQPPGNFPEEWKNPILHAIMEIGGTKLRGADIPNAEPMRSAYLTLVLNTAEEAEHIYSVLSNEGTVFMKMEKTPFANRFAMLRDQFGTSWMLLNEH; this is encoded by the coding sequence ATGACCCAATCTTTAACCCAACTCGACATTTATATCAACTATCCCGGGCACTGCGAGAAAGCATTTCGGTTTTACGAACAGCATTTAGGAGGAAAAATACATATGATGCTGCCTCACGATCAGCCACCCGGCAATTTTCCGGAAGAATGGAAGAACCCGATCCTTCATGCGATCATGGAAATAGGCGGCACCAAATTGCGGGGTGCAGACATCCCTAATGCTGAACCTATGCGCAGCGCCTACCTTACATTAGTACTTAACACAGCAGAGGAAGCGGAGCATATCTATAGCGTATTGTCTAATGAAGGTACAGTGTTTATGAAAATGGAGAAAACTCCCTTTGCCAACCGCTTTGCCATGCTACGCGATCAATTCGGCACTTCCTGGATGCTGCTCAATGAGCATTAA
- a CDS encoding secondary thiamine-phosphate synthase enzyme YjbQ, translated as MEIFQETLTLRARRRGFHLITEEIVAAMPQIAKLTMGICQVFIQHTSASLTINENADPTVRTDFEMFFNKSVPENDPDYVHDYEGSDDMPAHLKSSILGSSVSIPIRNGRLALGTWQGIYLCEHRNYGAGRRLVVTAWGRGKSEI; from the coding sequence ATGGAAATTTTTCAGGAAACATTAACCTTGCGGGCAAGAAGAAGGGGATTTCATCTCATTACTGAGGAGATCGTGGCAGCTATGCCACAGATAGCTAAACTTACAATGGGGATTTGCCAGGTTTTTATACAGCATACCTCTGCTTCGCTTACCATCAATGAAAATGCTGACCCTACCGTACGTACTGATTTTGAGATGTTTTTTAACAAGTCGGTTCCCGAGAATGACCCGGATTATGTACACGATTATGAAGGATCGGATGATATGCCCGCGCATCTAAAATCATCTATCCTAGGCAGCTCTGTAAGTATTCCAATACGAAACGGCAGGCTTGCTTTAGGCACCTGGCAAGGAATATACCTTTGCGAACACCGCAATTACGGAGCGGGGCGCAGGCTGGTTGTTACGGCATGGGGCAGGGGCAAATCTGAAATCTAA
- a CDS encoding RNA polymerase sigma-70 factor, translating to MTEYAELSDLEVLTLLKGGNQSAFSELYNRYKQALYFHANRSLKDHDEARDMVQEVFASLWTKRETMVIPEAVDAYLYRSIRNRILNFIAHKKVVTKYTDSIDAFLERGSSTTDEIVREKELKKILEYEISRLPEKMRVVFEMSRNQNLSYKQIAAELNINEQSVRKHAQRAIRILRLRIKLNLFFAFLC from the coding sequence ATGACTGAGTATGCCGAGCTTTCCGATTTGGAAGTTTTAACGCTGTTGAAGGGCGGTAACCAGTCTGCGTTTTCAGAGCTGTACAACCGCTATAAACAAGCGCTCTATTTCCATGCTAACAGATCCTTAAAGGATCACGATGAGGCAAGGGATATGGTTCAGGAGGTTTTTGCATCCCTATGGACAAAGAGGGAAACAATGGTGATACCCGAAGCCGTCGATGCCTATCTATATCGGTCAATCCGCAATCGGATCCTTAATTTTATTGCCCATAAAAAAGTTGTCACTAAATATACGGATTCAATAGATGCTTTTTTAGAAAGGGGCTCATCAACAACAGATGAAATAGTCAGGGAAAAGGAACTGAAGAAAATACTGGAATACGAAATTTCGCGGCTACCGGAAAAGATGCGGGTCGTATTTGAGATGAGCAGAAATCAAAACCTCAGCTATAAACAGATTGCAGCTGAGTTGAACATTAATGAACAATCCGTTAGAAAGCACGCACAAAGGGCCATCAGAATTCTTCGCCTCAGAATAAAATTGAATCTATTTTTTGCTTTCTTATGTTGA